AAGACGGGCGAAAAGTTCATCGAAGCTGACGATGTCATTCTCGCCATTGGGCAGGACAACGCCTTCCCTTGGATCGAACGTGACATCGGCATCGAGTTCGGCGAGTGGGACATGCCGGTCGTAGACCGAGCCACCTTCATGACGACCCGCGAGGGTGTGTTCGTGGGTGGCGATGCCGCGTGGGGCCCCGAGAACATCATCTGGGCGGTCGAGCACGGGCATCAAGCTGCCATCTCTATGCATCAGCACTGCCAGGGCGAGTCCGTCACTGATCGACCGCCCTATGGCATGAACCTCGTGTCGACGAAGATGGGACTCCACGAGTGGCGCTACTCAAACGACTACAACCCCGCCGAACGCACCGAAATGCGTTACGAGGATCTCGAGAAGCGCCTCATGGATATGCACGTCGAGGCCGAGCTCGGTTTCGATATTCCGAAGACGGCCCGAGAAGTCCAACGCTGTCTGAATTGTGATATCCAGACCGACTTCACCGCGAAGCTGTGCATCGAGTGTGACGCGTGCATCGATATCTGCCCGGTCAGTTGTCTGACCATGACGGAAAACGGCGAGGAGGCGGAGATACGCCTTCGGCTCATGGCTCCGGCGGAGAACCTCGACCAGGCGTTGTACGTCTCAGACGATCTGCCTCAGACGGGGCGCATAATGGCGAAGGACGAAGACCTGTGCGTGCACTGCGGGTTGTGCGCTGAGCGTTGCCCAACCGCCGCGTGGGACATGCTCGAATTCGATCTCATCAATCCTCACGCAGGACACGGTACGTGGTCTACGACAGCAGCTCCGGTGTAAACGACTTCGCGTTAAAGATTGCGACGGTCAACGGAACCGGGTCCGCGAGTGCGAACGGCCTGCTTTTGCAGGCGCTGTTTCGCATGGGCATCCCTGTGTCCGGGAAGAATGTTTTCCCGTCGAACATCCAGGGTCTCCCCACGTGGTATGAGATCCGGGTCAACAAGGATGGGTATACAGCTCGGAGCCCCGATTTCCAACTCATGGTTGCCATGAACCCGCAGAGTTACGAGCGGGACATCGCGGAGGTACAGTCTGGCGGGTGGATTCTGTACGACAGCACAAAGGAATTACCGGCTGATATGCTGCGAGGCGACGTCACCTTCTTGGGTGTACCGCTCGCGGGCATGTGCGTCGAAAAGTTCGAGGGGTCCCGTACGCGCATCTTGATGAAGAACATCACCTATGTGGGTGCCCTTGCTGCGCTCCTCAGGATCGACCTGGACATCGTGAAGGGCATGCTAGAGGAGAAGTTCTCCAAGAAGCAGCACCTGATGGACGCGAACTTCACGGCTATCAAGATGGGCTACGAGTACGCAGAGGAGCACTTCGATTGTCCTCTCCCCATACAGCTCGAGTCCATGGATGAGACCAAAGACTGTGTGATGGTGACTGGGAATGCCGCCGCGGCTTTGGGGTGTGTCTACGCGGGAGCCACCGTCGGAGCCTGGTACCCGATTACGCCGTCTACGTCGCTCATGGATGGCTTCACAGAATATTGCAATCGCATGCGGAAGGACCCGGAGACAGGGAAGAACAATTTTTGCATCATACAGGCAGAGGATGAACTCGCGGCCGCCGGGATGGTCATCGGGGCCGGGTGGATGGGCGCTCGTGCGTTTACTCCCACGAGCGGGCCGGGCATCTCACTCATGAGTGAGTTCATCGGTCTCGCCTACTACGCTGAAGTGCCGAGCGTCTTCTTCGACGTGCAGCGCACAGGCCCTTCGACGGGTATGCCGACACGCACGCAACAGGGGGACATCCTCTTGTGTGCATACGCCTCCCACGGGGACACGAAGCACATCGTGCTCTTCCCGGGGAATCCGAAGGAGTGCTTCGAGTTTGCTGTGGCCGCTTTCGATCTTGCGGATCGATTCCAGACGCCGACCTTCGTGCTGAGCGACCTGGATATCGGCATGAACGATTGGATGATCCCAAAGCTTGAATGGGATGATTCCTACGTGCCGGATCGCGGCAAAGTACTCTCCGCGGATGAACTGGAAGAGATAGAGCAGTTCTATCGTTATTTGGACGTGGACGGTGATCACATCGCCGCCCGGACTCTTCCTGGTGTCCACCCTAAGGGTGCCTATTTCACGCGCGGGTCAGGGCACGACAAGTACGGCAAGTACACCGAGGACGACGAAGCATACCAAGAGGTTGTTGATCGGATCCGGAAGAAGGTCGAGTCGGCGGGCGACGCTGTGCCGGCGCCGGATGTCTTCACTGTAGAAGGCGGAGCGTCGGTGGGGATCATCTCCTTAGGGGGCTGCCACTGGTCGGTTCTCGAGGCTCGGGATGACATGCTGGCCCACGGGATCGACGTCGATTACCTGCGCGTGAAAGGCTTCCCCTTCAACCAGACCGTCGAGGACTTCTTGGACGCCCACGAGACGGTCTTCGTGATCGAGCAGAACCGGGACGCCCAACTCAAGACGCTTCTGACGCTCGAGACTGGTTGTGCCAAAGAGAAGCTCGTCTCGATTCTCTACTACGGTGGACAGCCACTGAGTAAGGGACACGTCTTGGAGGGCATCATGCCGCACATGGAAGGCATCACAGCGGAGGTGGGGTCATGAGCTACATCACCAAACCGAGTGCCCGACACCCTGGACTGAAGACCAACAGTCTCGGCCTCAGCATACGCGACTACGAAGGGTCAATGTCGACGTTGTGCGCAGGTTGCGGACACGACTCCGTGACCGCTGCGCTTGTTCAGACGTTCTTCGAGCTTGAGCTCGAACCGCACATGGTGGCCAAGCTGTCGGGCATCGGGTGCTCGTCTAAGACGCCCACGTATTTCTTGAGCGAGGCCCATGGCTTCAACTCGGTCCACGGCCGGATGCCCTCAATCGCTGCGGGCGCGAATGCCGCAAACAAAGGCCTGACCTACGTCGGTATTTCGGGAGATGGAGATTCTTTGTCGATCGGACTGGGGCAGTTCTGCCACGTGGTGCGACGGAACGTCGACATGGTCTATGTGCTCGAGAACAATGGCGTGTACGGCCTGACCAAGGGGCAATTCTCCGCGTCTGCTGACATCGGTTCGAAGTCGAAGCAGGGTGAGGTCAACCAGCAAGGCCCCATCGACCCCGTGAATGTGGCGCTCACTCTGGGCGCGACCTTCGTGGCCCGTTCGTTCTCTGGCGACAAGCAGCAGCTTATTCCCATTCTGAAGGCTGCGTTCGCCCACAAGGGCTTCGCCTTCGTGGATGTCATCTCGCCGTGCGTGACGTTCAACGACCATGTCGGGTCCACCAAGAGTTATGCGTACACACGCGTTCACAGCCAGGAGGTCATCGAGACCGACTTCGTTCCGCTGCGGCGTGAGATCAAGACGAAATACGACAAGGGGACTACGCGCGCTGTGAAGCTGCACGACGGAAGTACCGTGCATCTAAGTAAGGTTTCTGAGGACTACGATCCG
This is a stretch of genomic DNA from Longimicrobiales bacterium. It encodes these proteins:
- a CDS encoding 2-oxoacid:acceptor oxidoreductase subunit alpha, which gives rise to MVYDSSSGVNDFALKIATVNGTGSASANGLLLQALFRMGIPVSGKNVFPSNIQGLPTWYEIRVNKDGYTARSPDFQLMVAMNPQSYERDIAEVQSGGWILYDSTKELPADMLRGDVTFLGVPLAGMCVEKFEGSRTRILMKNITYVGALAALLRIDLDIVKGMLEEKFSKKQHLMDANFTAIKMGYEYAEEHFDCPLPIQLESMDETKDCVMVTGNAAAALGCVYAGATVGAWYPITPSTSLMDGFTEYCNRMRKDPETGKNNFCIIQAEDELAAAGMVIGAGWMGARAFTPTSGPGISLMSEFIGLAYYAEVPSVFFDVQRTGPSTGMPTRTQQGDILLCAYASHGDTKHIVLFPGNPKECFEFAVAAFDLADRFQTPTFVLSDLDIGMNDWMIPKLEWDDSYVPDRGKVLSADELEEIEQFYRYLDVDGDHIAARTLPGVHPKGAYFTRGSGHDKYGKYTEDDEAYQEVVDRIRKKVESAGDAVPAPDVFTVEGGASVGIISLGGCHWSVLEARDDMLAHGIDVDYLRVKGFPFNQTVEDFLDAHETVFVIEQNRDAQLKTLLTLETGCAKEKLVSILYYGGQPLSKGHVLEGIMPHMEGITAEVGS
- a CDS encoding 2-oxoacid:ferredoxin oxidoreductase subunit beta, which codes for MSYITKPSARHPGLKTNSLGLSIRDYEGSMSTLCAGCGHDSVTAALVQTFFELELEPHMVAKLSGIGCSSKTPTYFLSEAHGFNSVHGRMPSIAAGANAANKGLTYVGISGDGDSLSIGLGQFCHVVRRNVDMVYVLENNGVYGLTKGQFSASADIGSKSKQGEVNQQGPIDPVNVALTLGATFVARSFSGDKQQLIPILKAAFAHKGFAFVDVISPCVTFNDHVGSTKSYAYTRVHSQEVIETDFVPLRREIKTKYDKGTTRAVKLHDGSTVHLSKVSEDYDPTDRRAVIEYLGGVVAKGQVPTGLLYLAEGGHDMHEFEGTVEKPLVDIPYGDLCPGSEALADLQKEWW